Proteins encoded in a region of the Eretmochelys imbricata isolate rEreImb1 chromosome 10, rEreImb1.hap1, whole genome shotgun sequence genome:
- the MRPS34 gene encoding small ribosomal subunit protein mS34 gives MARKKLYRPIAAMAKKIREYRALKNRPRDSQRFALDYETMIRPFTNKRLPVLAWEDVKNENRLFTLLCQLRLFGIGRMVTRKYWLSQYDEPCYWVVTKVRVDYTAETLDHGKAWGYLTFRGKTYNEVKEIDKVMYHDWRMVPKHEEEAFKKCTPVCMETIQCVPYPPLLRAMILAQRQKEGNLNTEEPLIDLEKIISFTKDYFQNQKKAKGTPV, from the exons ATGGCTCGTAAGAAGCTGTACCGCCCAATCGCCGCCATGGCCAAGAAGATTCGTGAGTATCGGGCACTGAAGAACCGTCCCCGAGACTCCCAGCGGTTCGCCCTGGATTACGAGACCATGATCCGACCCTTCACGAACAAACGCCTGCCCGTGCTGGCCTGGGAGGATGTGAAGAACGAGAACCGCCTCTTCACGCTGCTTTGCCAGCTGCGGCTCTTTGGCATCGGCCGCATGGTCACCCGCAAGTATTGGCTCTCGCAGTATGACGAGCCCTGCTACTGGGTCGTTACCAAGGTCAGGGTGGACTACACAGCTGAG ACTTTGGATCATGGGAAAGCCTGGGGATACCTGACATTCAGAG GCAAGACATATAATGAAGTGAAAGAGATTGACAAGGTGATGTATCATGACTGGAGGATGGTGCCCAAACACGAAGAGGAGGCCTTCAAGAAATGTACTCCAGTGTGCATGGAAACCATTCAGTGTGTGCCATACCCCCCTCTACTCCGAGCCATGATCCTTGCGCAAAGGCAGAAGGAAGGAAACCTTAATACAGAGGAACCACTGATTGATCTGGAGAAAATCATCTCCTTCACAAAGGACTACtttcaaaatcagaaaaaagCTAAGGGGACACCAGTGTGA